One part of the Terriglobales bacterium genome encodes these proteins:
- a CDS encoding type II secretion system F family protein has translation MLWSVVALTFFATALIVLAMMYALSSPATAVQERLRTLWDGPAIKLSGSQRWTTQKERVEQLVIGIGKFLPSSPQQDSRTARMMARAGYRKPESVLLMRGIKVLFPVGLASAVYFTGVYHFNPMLVVMFTLVLGYLVPEFWLSRRINRRKTKLRRALPDALDLLVICVEAGLGIDQGMLRVAEELRVSHPELSDELHLTNMEVRVGKTRLDALRALGTRTGVDDIKALVAMLVQTDRFGTSVAQSLRVHSDDMRLKRRQRAEEMAAKTTVKMVPPLVFFIFPALMVVILGPAVVALVRQLMPTLSH, from the coding sequence ATGCTGTGGTCCGTGGTCGCATTGACGTTCTTTGCAACTGCCCTCATCGTGCTGGCGATGATGTATGCGTTATCTTCACCAGCCACGGCTGTCCAAGAGCGGTTACGGACGCTATGGGATGGTCCGGCGATCAAGCTTTCCGGTAGCCAGCGGTGGACCACGCAGAAGGAGCGTGTGGAACAACTGGTGATAGGAATTGGTAAGTTCCTGCCTTCTTCTCCGCAGCAGGATTCCCGTACCGCGCGCATGATGGCGAGAGCGGGATATCGCAAGCCGGAGAGCGTGCTGTTAATGCGCGGCATTAAGGTTCTCTTCCCGGTCGGGCTGGCAAGCGCGGTTTATTTCACCGGTGTTTACCACTTCAATCCGATGCTGGTAGTGATGTTCACGCTGGTGCTCGGCTACCTGGTGCCGGAATTCTGGTTATCAAGACGAATAAACCGCCGGAAAACAAAGCTTAGACGCGCTTTGCCGGATGCTCTCGATCTGCTGGTGATTTGCGTGGAAGCCGGGTTGGGTATCGACCAAGGCATGCTGCGGGTGGCGGAAGAACTTCGGGTATCTCATCCCGAGTTGAGCGATGAACTGCACCTGACGAACATGGAGGTTCGTGTTGGCAAGACACGCCTCGATGCACTTCGAGCACTCGGCACTCGAACGGGCGTAGATGACATCAAAGCTCTCGTCGCGATGCTAGTGCAGACGGATCGATTTGGAACCAGCGTAGCGCAGTCGCTGAGAGTTCATTCCGACGACATGCGGCTTAAGCGGCGCCAGCGTGCCGAGGAGATGGCGGCTAAGACGACCGTCAAAATGGTTCCGCCACTGGTCTTCTTCATTTTTCCAGCATTAATGGTTGTGATTTTGGGTCCTGCGGTAGTTGCGTTGGTTCGGCAGTTGATGCCGACACTGAGTCACTAA
- a CDS encoding DUF192 domain-containing protein yields the protein MPVQKENNYYAYNRTQESFAATDVKVADGYFSRLVGLLGKTKRWARDGRGLWIVPSKGVHTLGMLFPIDVVFLDKNQVVVHVEEHLRPFRISKVSLKASSVLELPAHTIFRSGTRVGDQFDIKPVPQFQSSPKIKQEKAESAKPKTNQQQTEGNQSEDRAVSVASRDVLTSFRSEVVRRLVERGAAGSE from the coding sequence ATGCCAGTACAGAAAGAAAACAACTACTACGCCTATAACCGCACGCAGGAAAGCTTTGCTGCCACCGATGTGAAGGTTGCAGATGGCTACTTCAGTCGCCTGGTCGGCCTGTTAGGAAAGACCAAGCGGTGGGCTCGTGACGGACGTGGGTTGTGGATCGTCCCTTCAAAAGGAGTGCATACATTGGGAATGCTCTTCCCCATCGACGTAGTGTTCCTCGACAAGAACCAGGTTGTTGTTCACGTTGAGGAGCACTTACGTCCGTTTCGTATTTCCAAGGTGTCGCTCAAAGCCAGCAGCGTACTTGAGTTGCCGGCACACACTATTTTTCGGTCAGGCACTCGGGTTGGGGACCAGTTTGACATTAAGCCGGTGCCGCAATTCCAGAGCTCGCCGAAGATTAAGCAGGAGAAGGCGGAAAGCGCGAAGCCCAAGACTAACCAGCAACAGACTGAGGGCAATCAAAGCGAAGATCGAGCTGTTTCGGTTGCGAGCAGAGACGTTTTGACTTCGTTTCGGAGTGAAGTCGTGCGTCGGCTCGTTGAGCGTGGCGCAGCCGGCAGCGAATAA
- a CDS encoding 2-hydroxyacid dehydrogenase — protein sequence MPKKLLLMGDHFITPNLMLQGLGDARRSFDIVQGTTPFPLEPFRDIAEVREASGSEEEMIDLLQGVSVCVVHHAPLTKRIIAHAKDLKLFIVCRGGPVNVNLQAATAAGITIGFTPGRNAVATAEFTVATALAALRRIPFTDRGIRNREWIGTYTYETAGFEINGSTCGLIGYGAIGSRVAKILQGFGAKVLVYDPYSKTPPDPGVEITSLEDLLKRSRLVSLHARETPETRKMIGRKQISLMPRGSVLVNCARGSLLDYDALQEALESGHLFAAAADVFPDEPIPTDSPLLRLQNFVMTPHIAGGTQQAAEKAAHIAGEEIRRYMSGAPLSFCANPETQVTQVRS from the coding sequence ATGCCGAAAAAACTCTTACTAATGGGCGATCACTTCATCACTCCGAACCTTATGCTTCAAGGCCTCGGCGATGCACGCCGTTCATTCGATATCGTCCAGGGGACCACGCCCTTCCCTCTCGAGCCGTTTCGCGATATCGCGGAAGTCCGGGAAGCATCAGGCTCCGAAGAAGAGATGATTGATCTCCTGCAAGGTGTCTCCGTTTGCGTGGTACATCACGCGCCTCTGACTAAGCGAATCATTGCGCACGCTAAGGATTTGAAGCTGTTCATCGTCTGCCGAGGTGGTCCCGTAAACGTAAACTTGCAAGCCGCAACTGCAGCAGGGATCACCATCGGTTTCACCCCCGGCAGAAATGCCGTCGCGACTGCGGAGTTCACCGTGGCGACGGCTCTCGCAGCGCTGCGAAGGATCCCCTTCACCGATCGCGGCATTCGGAATCGCGAATGGATCGGGACATACACCTACGAAACAGCGGGCTTTGAAATCAACGGCTCAACCTGTGGTCTGATCGGCTACGGAGCCATCGGCAGTCGCGTAGCCAAAATACTTCAGGGCTTCGGAGCAAAAGTTCTCGTTTACGATCCCTATTCCAAAACTCCTCCCGACCCCGGCGTCGAGATCACCAGCCTTGAAGATCTGTTAAAGCGCTCAAGGCTGGTATCGCTCCACGCACGAGAAACCCCTGAAACGCGAAAGATGATAGGACGAAAACAAATCAGCCTCATGCCGCGCGGAAGCGTTCTCGTGAACTGCGCCAGGGGCAGTCTGTTGGACTACGACGCTCTTCAAGAGGCGTTGGAATCAGGGCATCTGTTCGCCGCCGCAGCCGATGTGTTCCCAGACGAGCCCATCCCGACAGACTCACCTCTCCTGCGGCTACAAAACTTTGTGATGACCCCTCACATTGCGGGAGGCACACAGCAGGCCGCGGAGAAAGCAGCTCATATCGCTGGAGAAGAAATCCGCCGCTACATGTCTGGCGCGCCGCTTAGCTTTTGCGCGAACCCGGAAACGCAAGTAACACAAGTCCGTTCATAG
- a CDS encoding histidine phosphatase family protein encodes MSRVVIVRHGETVWHAENRYAGLTEIALTDKGLSQAEQLAGWAAKAALSSIWSSPLKRAVVTAQPSCESTGLKLQIDDRLKELDFGRGEGLTASDMKQQFPAEYAAFRQDPVAHHLPGGEDPVAAAERTVSALYEIAASGHADARHLVVAHNTVLRLAVCKLLGIPLHLYRERFPLLQNGAITELIIDNSSVSLLSFNVPITTVPR; translated from the coding sequence ATGAGCCGCGTTGTCATCGTTCGCCACGGGGAAACCGTATGGCACGCGGAAAACAGGTACGCAGGCCTCACCGAGATTGCCCTCACTGATAAAGGCTTGTCCCAGGCAGAACAACTAGCCGGATGGGCTGCGAAGGCGGCACTCTCATCAATCTGGTCGTCTCCGCTCAAGCGTGCCGTCGTGACTGCCCAGCCTTCATGTGAAAGCACCGGTCTCAAATTACAGATCGACGATCGCCTGAAAGAGCTCGACTTCGGCCGAGGCGAAGGCCTTACCGCCTCCGACATGAAGCAGCAATTCCCTGCCGAATATGCTGCCTTCCGCCAGGACCCGGTAGCGCATCACCTACCCGGGGGAGAAGATCCGGTCGCAGCTGCCGAAAGGACCGTCTCGGCCCTGTACGAGATCGCTGCCTCCGGCCACGCCGATGCTCGCCACCTCGTTGTGGCTCACAATACTGTGCTCCGCCTTGCCGTCTGCAAGCTGCTCGGAATACCGCTCCATTTGTATCGCGAGAGATTTCCTTTGCTCCAGAATGGCGCCATTACCGAACTCATAATCGATAACAGTTCAGTTTCTCTGTTGTCATTCAACGTCCCAATTACAACAGTACCTAGGTGA
- a CDS encoding FGGY family carbohydrate kinase: protein MTESLFIGIDLGTQSVRALAANLQGDVVASASAPLTSMRDGVRHEQDPLQWWKATVICCRSVIQQLHQQSGKAFNIEGIAVDSTSGTILIVDDQRRPLTNGLMYDDGRAKDEAVRVNEIGASLWSQLSYRMQPSWALPKLLWLIRNNIFPASAKLLHQNDFINAQLAGHILASDSSHTLKTGFDLVRSSWPSSIFDQLDISTDLLPDVVGPGTMIGSICQSSADETGLPAGTPIFAGMTDGCAAQIASGATKPGNWNSVLGTTLVLKGVTKYLLRDPLGVMYSHRSPDSFWLPGGASSTGAGVLTAELKDADLDALSRAVENASPSSLVIYPLAGHGERFPFAAPEAHSFAVGPKAGAIPDADRYLALLQGVAFIEKLSFDYARYLGADLGGTISISGGATRSKAWNQIRSNVLQRELTIPQVTEPAFGMCILAAAHRSSLREATTAMVHSSESVTPNRDFSEYAGSYGTLITELVKRGWLPENVGKFSLEGAFA from the coding sequence ATGACAGAGTCGCTGTTCATCGGAATCGACCTTGGCACTCAGAGCGTCCGTGCGCTGGCCGCTAACCTGCAAGGCGATGTCGTCGCATCAGCATCGGCGCCACTCACCAGCATGAGAGATGGCGTGCGCCACGAACAGGATCCTCTCCAGTGGTGGAAAGCGACCGTCATCTGCTGTCGTTCCGTAATACAGCAGTTACATCAACAATCCGGGAAGGCCTTTAACATCGAGGGCATTGCAGTAGACAGTACCTCGGGCACCATCCTCATCGTCGATGATCAGCGCCGGCCCTTAACCAACGGATTGATGTACGATGACGGACGCGCGAAAGACGAAGCCGTTCGTGTGAATGAAATCGGTGCCAGCCTGTGGTCGCAGCTCAGTTATCGCATGCAACCATCCTGGGCGTTGCCGAAGTTACTGTGGCTCATCCGAAACAATATCTTCCCTGCTTCGGCAAAGCTTCTACACCAGAATGACTTCATCAACGCGCAACTTGCGGGTCATATTCTAGCCTCCGACAGCAGCCACACCCTGAAAACCGGTTTCGATCTCGTCCGTTCCAGTTGGCCTTCCTCGATTTTCGATCAACTCGACATTTCAACTGATCTTCTACCTGACGTGGTAGGCCCCGGCACGATGATAGGTAGCATCTGCCAATCATCAGCAGACGAAACCGGCCTTCCCGCCGGCACCCCTATCTTTGCAGGTATGACAGATGGTTGCGCAGCGCAGATCGCATCTGGCGCAACCAAGCCGGGGAACTGGAATTCAGTTCTCGGAACAACGCTCGTCCTAAAGGGTGTCACGAAATATCTCCTGCGCGACCCGCTCGGAGTGATGTATTCCCACCGTTCTCCCGATAGCTTCTGGCTACCCGGAGGTGCTTCCAGCACCGGTGCCGGCGTTTTGACGGCTGAACTGAAAGATGCCGACTTGGATGCTCTTAGCCGCGCCGTCGAAAACGCATCTCCGTCTTCTCTTGTGATTTATCCGCTAGCAGGTCACGGAGAGCGATTCCCCTTCGCGGCGCCGGAAGCGCACTCGTTTGCTGTCGGCCCTAAGGCAGGCGCAATTCCCGACGCAGATCGATATCTCGCGCTTCTCCAGGGCGTGGCATTCATCGAAAAACTGTCATTCGACTACGCTCGATACCTGGGCGCCGATCTCGGCGGCACGATCAGCATCAGCGGAGGAGCTACCCGCAGCAAGGCATGGAACCAGATTCGCAGCAATGTTCTTCAGCGCGAACTGACGATCCCGCAGGTAACCGAACCAGCGTTCGGAATGTGTATTCTGGCTGCAGCTCACCGTTCCTCGCTTCGCGAAGCGACCACAGCAATGGTTCATTCAAGTGAGTCTGTCACTCCGAACCGCGACTTCTCTGAATATGCTGGATCCTATGGCACCCTTATCACCGAGTTGGTAAAACGAGGCTGGCTGCCGGAGAACGTTGGCAAATTCTCTCTCGAAGGCGCATTCGCATGA
- a CDS encoding FGGY-family carbohydrate kinase, giving the protein MAWIAIDAGTSVIKAVAFADDGSELAMERQPSEVLRPHSGFSEQDMNGTWNAVLASVHAINKKVSEPIRGIVTTAQGDGCWLIDSQGSPVRNAILWNDGRAADIVQQWHDNGVLHQAFRLSGSLSYAGLPNAILAWLSKHEPGTISKSKSALTCNGWLFYRFTGELAADLSDASNPFSDVRAEQYSPRLLELYGAQAFAELLPPIAVGRKVVAPLSGCIAQQLGLTAGIPVVMAPYDIVATALGSGAVSQGQACVILGTTICSEVILSSLNLDGPPAGTTIALGRRQFLRAMPTLTGCESLHWAARTFSCSTPSELDALASSSEPTRDGPFFLPYLSPAGERAPFLDSSARGSFHGLTLAHDRAHLARTVYEGLSFVIRDCLENAYNEDLQEVRVCGGGAQSDFWCQMIADVVGVKVLRPRDTETGARGAYVFGLSATGEIASSADGIRQHIQTAASFGPSREWRIHYDRRYQLFREVRTLSAPQWHLQAGRK; this is encoded by the coding sequence ATGGCCTGGATCGCGATCGATGCCGGAACTAGCGTCATAAAAGCCGTTGCCTTTGCTGATGATGGATCGGAACTGGCAATGGAACGGCAACCCAGCGAAGTCCTCAGGCCTCATTCCGGTTTTTCCGAGCAGGACATGAACGGCACGTGGAACGCGGTTTTAGCTTCCGTCCACGCCATTAATAAAAAGGTTTCTGAACCGATCCGGGGAATCGTCACCACCGCCCAGGGTGATGGCTGCTGGCTCATCGATTCCCAAGGCTCTCCCGTTAGAAACGCCATCCTCTGGAACGATGGGCGGGCAGCCGACATCGTGCAGCAATGGCACGACAATGGAGTGCTTCACCAGGCATTCCGTCTCAGCGGGTCCCTATCGTATGCCGGCCTTCCCAATGCCATTCTGGCTTGGCTGAGCAAACACGAGCCAGGCACGATCTCGAAATCGAAGTCCGCTCTTACCTGTAATGGCTGGCTGTTTTACCGATTTACCGGAGAACTGGCCGCAGATCTGTCCGACGCCTCCAACCCCTTCAGCGACGTTCGCGCGGAACAGTACTCACCTCGACTGTTGGAGCTCTACGGGGCACAAGCGTTCGCCGAACTCCTTCCGCCTATCGCAGTTGGTCGGAAAGTGGTAGCACCGCTCTCCGGGTGTATTGCTCAGCAGCTTGGTCTCACTGCGGGAATTCCTGTCGTGATGGCGCCTTACGATATCGTGGCAACCGCCCTTGGCTCCGGAGCCGTATCCCAGGGACAGGCCTGTGTCATTCTCGGGACAACGATCTGCAGTGAAGTGATTCTCTCGTCGTTAAATCTTGATGGCCCTCCCGCCGGCACAACAATCGCGCTTGGCCGTAGGCAGTTTCTTCGTGCCATGCCGACCCTCACTGGTTGCGAATCACTGCACTGGGCAGCCCGAACGTTTTCCTGCTCCACTCCAAGTGAGCTAGACGCTTTGGCTTCTTCATCCGAGCCGACCAGGGACGGACCTTTCTTCCTTCCTTACCTTTCGCCCGCAGGAGAAAGAGCCCCGTTCCTCGATTCTTCCGCTCGGGGCTCATTTCACGGACTCACTCTGGCGCACGACCGCGCTCATCTGGCGAGGACCGTGTATGAAGGTCTATCCTTCGTTATTCGTGACTGCTTAGAAAACGCATACAACGAAGACTTGCAGGAAGTGAGAGTTTGCGGTGGCGGCGCACAAAGTGATTTTTGGTGCCAGATGATTGCCGATGTAGTTGGAGTAAAAGTGCTTCGTCCGCGCGATACCGAGACCGGTGCGCGCGGTGCTTACGTTTTCGGCCTCTCAGCCACTGGTGAAATCGCGAGCAGCGCAGACGGTATCCGGCAACATATCCAGACGGCCGCGTCATTCGGACCGTCCCGCGAGTGGCGCATTCACTATGATCGCCGCTACCAGTTGTTCCGTGAAGTGCGCACTCTCTCCGCACCTCAGTGGCATTTGCAGGCAGGCCGGAAATGA
- a CDS encoding MFS transporter: protein MAESIHPTETRSTWLDRLGIPSTLAIGYAGLLLFMIGDGVESGYLSAYLVDRGIDIQAVAFLFTVYGVTASIAAWFSGALSDLLGTRRVMFAGLLIWAIAQVGFLLAGIAPNRYPAMLAFYAARGFGYPLFAYGFLVWVTRVTPRERLSSAAGWFWFAFTGGLPTLGTVVAGVLMPRIGAYQTLWAALAIVLVGGVIALLGLVRTPLGGPSEHAREERPITTLLTSVTLAFRVPRVGVAAIVRAINTASQWGFLVFMPIFFTKKLGFEMSAWLNVLTVMFTSNIFCNLAFGLIGDRFGWRRTVATFGGVGTAIATLLMYYVPANAGPAHTQMVMIAAGLYGAMLAGYVPLTALTPWLAPDRRGAAMSVLNLGAGVSVWAGPAVVALFLIPLGEIGVIWIFAILHLISGALAMTLTHKPTEAEQGQSTVPVEA from the coding sequence ATGGCCGAATCAATCCACCCCACTGAAACTCGTAGCACTTGGCTTGATCGCTTAGGAATTCCTTCCACTCTGGCAATCGGTTATGCCGGTCTTCTCTTGTTCATGATTGGCGATGGGGTTGAGTCGGGCTATTTGTCCGCTTACCTGGTTGACCGCGGTATCGATATTCAGGCCGTCGCGTTTCTTTTCACGGTTTATGGTGTCACGGCTTCCATAGCAGCCTGGTTTTCTGGCGCTCTTTCAGATCTCTTGGGCACCCGTCGGGTGATGTTCGCTGGTCTGCTGATCTGGGCGATCGCACAGGTCGGATTCCTGCTCGCCGGCATCGCACCGAATCGCTACCCTGCCATGCTCGCTTTCTATGCGGCCCGTGGCTTCGGTTATCCGCTCTTCGCCTACGGATTCCTCGTATGGGTAACGCGTGTTACTCCACGCGAACGGCTGAGCAGTGCCGCAGGTTGGTTCTGGTTCGCATTCACCGGAGGCTTACCGACGCTGGGAACAGTCGTCGCCGGCGTTCTGATGCCTCGGATCGGTGCCTATCAAACCCTCTGGGCGGCACTCGCCATAGTATTAGTCGGTGGCGTCATTGCTTTGCTCGGGTTGGTACGCACTCCCCTCGGTGGCCCCAGTGAACACGCGCGTGAGGAACGGCCCATCACAACATTGCTCACCAGTGTCACCCTCGCTTTTCGGGTTCCTCGCGTAGGCGTCGCGGCAATTGTTCGCGCCATCAATACCGCATCCCAATGGGGATTCCTGGTATTCATGCCCATCTTCTTCACCAAGAAGCTCGGGTTTGAGATGTCGGCCTGGCTCAACGTTCTAACGGTAATGTTCACATCGAACATCTTCTGCAATCTTGCTTTCGGACTCATCGGAGACCGTTTTGGATGGCGACGCACCGTTGCTACCTTCGGAGGTGTTGGCACCGCGATCGCCACACTGCTCATGTACTACGTTCCTGCCAATGCCGGGCCAGCGCACACGCAGATGGTGATGATCGCCGCCGGACTTTACGGTGCCATGCTAGCCGGATATGTGCCACTTACGGCGCTCACGCCTTGGCTTGCGCCGGACCGTCGCGGAGCTGCCATGTCGGTTCTGAACTTGGGAGCTGGAGTGAGCGTCTGGGCCGGACCGGCCGTCGTCGCGCTCTTCCTCATTCCTCTGGGTGAGATCGGCGTGATCTGGATTTTCGCTATTCTGCACCTCATCAGCGGCGCACTAGCCATGACCCTGACACACAAGCCCACAGAAGCAGAACAGGGACAATCGACCGTGCCTGTTGAGGCCTAG
- a CDS encoding RidA family protein, translated as MQFLRTSPTFPFSAAVIHSGKVMEAVLVGIAPGESKPVSGGVTAELREIFRQLDELLATAGVQKTAVASVRLYLQEVVRDIPAVNEVYREYFGTHPPNRRAYGVDLQTGMLIEAAFTVEIP; from the coding sequence ATGCAGTTTCTACGCACAAGTCCTACGTTTCCATTCAGTGCTGCTGTCATTCATTCCGGAAAAGTCATGGAAGCCGTGCTGGTTGGCATCGCTCCCGGCGAGTCGAAGCCTGTTTCCGGCGGAGTAACAGCGGAACTGCGCGAGATATTTCGCCAGCTTGACGAACTCCTCGCAACAGCCGGAGTTCAGAAAACCGCAGTCGCATCCGTCCGGCTTTACCTGCAGGAGGTAGTGCGCGACATCCCCGCAGTGAACGAAGTTTATCGGGAATACTTCGGGACTCATCCGCCGAATCGCCGTGCGTACGGAGTAGACCTCCAAACCGGGATGCTTATCGAAGCGGCATTCACAGTTGAGATTCCATAG
- a CDS encoding glycerophosphodiester phosphodiesterase family protein, with product MKRRQSSCPASIDRRLKLLIFIVSVICITAPNASADQSATSNSQWTVRGHVPVEQFIIQSHRGAGELAPENTIEAFELAWKLGTWPESDLRTTKDGVIVAFHDATFERTVKNAPPDLRNKGVQDVTFTELSKLDVGGWKGEQFEGRRVSRISDVFKLMRGRPERHLYLDIKNVDLNQLSAEVKENGVAGQIVFATTNYQLLRDFKKLVPEAQTLNWMGGTEAALKKRIEELSAANFEGITQLQLHVRLNPDKSSAEPFNLSRKFIRATGDELRRHDIVLQILPWDVNEAEVYWQLLDLGAMSFATDHPDVVVKAVRDFYSKP from the coding sequence ATGAAACGGCGCCAGTCCTCTTGCCCTGCAAGCATCGATCGTCGATTAAAGCTGCTGATTTTTATCGTCTCGGTTATCTGTATCACTGCTCCCAATGCCAGTGCAGATCAAAGTGCAACTTCTAATTCCCAGTGGACGGTTCGCGGCCACGTTCCCGTCGAGCAGTTCATCATTCAGAGCCATCGGGGCGCCGGCGAATTGGCTCCCGAGAACACCATCGAGGCTTTCGAACTCGCTTGGAAACTCGGAACGTGGCCTGAATCCGATTTGCGAACTACAAAAGATGGCGTCATTGTCGCCTTTCACGATGCCACCTTCGAACGCACCGTAAAGAATGCACCACCGGATTTAAGAAACAAAGGCGTTCAGGACGTTACGTTCACCGAGTTATCGAAACTCGACGTCGGCGGCTGGAAAGGCGAACAGTTTGAAGGCCGGCGCGTATCCAGGATTTCTGACGTCTTCAAACTCATGCGTGGAAGGCCGGAACGCCACCTCTATCTGGACATCAAGAATGTTGATCTGAACCAACTATCCGCCGAGGTGAAGGAAAACGGAGTCGCCGGGCAGATTGTCTTTGCTACCACCAACTACCAACTGCTCCGCGACTTCAAGAAGTTAGTACCGGAGGCACAGACGCTCAATTGGATGGGTGGCACCGAAGCCGCACTCAAGAAGAGAATCGAGGAACTCAGCGCCGCGAACTTCGAAGGCATCACGCAACTTCAACTGCACGTGCGTTTGAATCCTGACAAGAGCAGTGCCGAGCCCTTCAACCTCTCGCGTAAGTTCATTCGTGCAACCGGGGACGAGTTGCGTCGCCACGATATCGTTCTTCAAATATTGCCTTGGGACGTGAACGAAGCTGAAGTGTATTGGCAACTGCTGGACCTCGGGGCAATGTCGTTCGCTACCGATCATCCCGACGTTGTGGTTAAGGCTGTCCGCGATTTCTATTCCAAGCCCTAA